In the Pseudothauera hydrothermalis genome, one interval contains:
- a CDS encoding IS630 family transposase, protein MKCKRLSDGRALDHHTLQVMRQQAVKAVRDGQTVQSVAAAYGVNERSVFRWLADFANGGQNALLAKPIPGRPSKLSAEELSWIANAVRDHNPQQFKFEFGLWTLSLIRHLIKRQFKKELSVSSVHRLMKILGFSAQKPLYQAWQQDPVLVRTWETETYPAIRAEAKRLGATIYFGDESGIRSDYHTGTTWAPQGRTPVVQATGRRFSLNMISAVGTQGEFRFMLHEGSVGAKVFVEFLKRLMLNAEKPVFLIVDGHPIHKAKMVKSYIESLDGKLKLFYLPPYSPQLNPDETVWAHVKRKVSSQLVESAEEMKRLALRALRSIQKLPELVKSFFRQPECRYILG, encoded by the coding sequence ATGAAATGCAAACGACTTTCCGACGGCCGAGCTCTCGATCATCACACCTTGCAGGTCATGCGGCAGCAGGCCGTCAAAGCGGTACGTGACGGGCAGACGGTGCAAAGCGTCGCGGCGGCGTATGGCGTGAATGAGCGCAGCGTTTTCCGGTGGCTCGCCGATTTTGCCAATGGCGGACAGAACGCATTGCTCGCCAAGCCGATTCCGGGACGCCCGAGCAAACTCAGCGCCGAGGAGCTTTCGTGGATTGCCAATGCGGTTCGTGACCACAACCCGCAGCAGTTCAAGTTCGAGTTCGGCTTGTGGACGCTGTCTCTGATTCGTCACTTGATCAAACGCCAATTCAAGAAAGAGCTGTCGGTCTCCTCGGTTCACCGCCTGATGAAGATCCTGGGTTTCAGCGCCCAGAAGCCGCTCTACCAGGCGTGGCAGCAAGACCCCGTCCTGGTGCGCACTTGGGAGACGGAGACCTACCCCGCGATTCGCGCTGAAGCCAAGCGGCTCGGAGCAACGATCTACTTTGGCGACGAGTCGGGCATCCGCTCGGACTACCACACCGGCACGACTTGGGCGCCACAAGGCCGGACGCCGGTGGTGCAGGCGACGGGTCGGCGCTTCTCGCTGAACATGATCTCGGCCGTCGGCACGCAGGGCGAATTTCGGTTCATGCTGCATGAGGGCTCGGTCGGTGCGAAAGTGTTCGTCGAGTTCCTCAAGCGCTTGATGCTCAATGCCGAGAAACCGGTCTTTCTGATCGTCGATGGTCATCCGATTCACAAGGCAAAGATGGTCAAGAGCTACATCGAGAGCTTGGACGGCAAGCTCAAGTTGTTCTATTTGCCGCCTTACTCGCCGCAGCTGAACCCGGACGAAACAGTCTGGGCTCATGTGAAGCGGAAGGTTTCGAGCCAGTTGGTCGAGAGCGCCGAGGAGATGAAGCGACTCGCACTCCGTGCTTTGCGTAGCATCCAGAAGCTCCCCGAACTCGTGAAGTCATTTTTTAGGCAGCCAGAGTGCCGCTATATCCTGGGCTGA
- the cas2 gene encoding CRISPR-associated endonuclease Cas2: MALNTPRGWLIAYDITHPKRLARLHRFLVKHATPVQYSVFHFEGSAAQMGRLMDDLDSRIDPSSDDVRGYQLPERLSIDTLGRGSLPGNALILSATSPSLQQLLARAPKLPSTSS, from the coding sequence ATGGCACTGAACACACCGCGCGGCTGGCTGATCGCTTATGACATTACCCACCCCAAACGCCTGGCGCGCCTTCATCGATTTCTGGTCAAACACGCCACACCGGTCCAGTACTCGGTTTTTCACTTTGAAGGCAGCGCCGCGCAAATGGGACGCCTGATGGACGACCTCGACAGCCGTATCGACCCCAGCAGCGACGACGTGCGCGGCTATCAGTTGCCGGAGCGGCTAAGCATCGACACCTTGGGCCGCGGTAGCCTGCCCGGCAACGCGCTGATTCTATCGGCCACCTCGCCCAGCCTGCAGCAGCTTCTGGCCCGAGCGCCAAAGCTCCCCAGCACAAGCTCATAA
- a CDS encoding CRISPR-associated endonuclease Cas1: MTICLQRHSATAALPARKPLYLLRPSPARIDAGTNHLVLQPANGATLRFPLARVCRIVCNRHLSWTGNALTACLRAGIPITWTDGYGHALGALHPRLTPHQPFSTLIETYLELPDWRQRFANWITRRRLETLTACALRAAKTGHRTMAPRAFAALKREYVYKGTHPINVNPESASWCHALVVDRLHQEGLQPSYWGFDASHLALADELAALLWAEFNFDAGNIANAHADHTQISVHIFENWAREHSTRLLQHLGDLKRHLAREIEAWH; the protein is encoded by the coding sequence ATGACAATTTGCCTGCAGCGCCACAGCGCCACTGCAGCGCTGCCCGCCCGCAAACCGCTGTACCTGCTCCGCCCGTCCCCGGCGCGCATCGACGCCGGCACCAATCACCTGGTGCTGCAACCGGCAAACGGCGCCACCCTGCGCTTTCCGCTGGCCAGAGTGTGCCGCATCGTCTGCAACCGCCACCTCAGTTGGACCGGCAACGCACTGACCGCCTGTCTGCGCGCAGGCATACCGATTACTTGGACGGATGGCTACGGTCATGCGCTCGGCGCGCTACACCCCCGGCTCACCCCGCACCAGCCCTTTTCCACCTTGATCGAAACCTACCTGGAGCTACCCGACTGGCGGCAACGGTTCGCCAACTGGATCACCCGCCGGCGCCTGGAGACGCTAACCGCCTGCGCTCTGCGCGCAGCCAAAACCGGCCATCGCACCATGGCCCCACGCGCCTTTGCAGCCCTAAAACGGGAATACGTCTACAAAGGCACTCACCCGATCAACGTCAACCCGGAAAGCGCAAGCTGGTGCCACGCCCTGGTGGTCGACCGCCTGCACCAAGAAGGCTTGCAACCGAGCTACTGGGGCTTCGACGCCAGCCACCTGGCGCTGGCCGACGAACTGGCTGCCCTGTTGTGGGCAGAATTCAACTTTGACGCCGGCAACATCGCCAACGCCCACGCAGATCACACCCAAATCAGCGTACACATATTTGAAAACTGGGCGCGTGAGCACTCGACACGTTTGTTGCAACACCTCGGAGACCTCAAACGTCACCTTGCACGGGAGATCGAAGCATGGCACTGA
- the cas1 gene encoding CRISPR-associated endonuclease Cas1 yields the protein MATLLLDRADLEIRMTDGALALFENGCRSQTIPLRLIDRVIVQGARTRIDTAVLIKLAEAGATTLLLSPRASRQEAIVLGPAHNEAAIRLAQARRTLDLAFCAGWAQQLVIAKIRRQHRLLHKAQTYRPDLRKALFDACGQLADALPQAAETGISSARLRGLEGSAARAYFRAYTALFAPALNFTGRNRRPPRDPVNACLSLAYTLLHFEAVRAAHAAGLDPLLGFYHRPAFGRESLACDLIEPLRPHVDAWIWQQFAVGTLRAEHFFADKGACLLGKAGRGHFYANWERFAPAPRRWLRQACTRLARQLRTEGEPWLASGDGEDNDEDF from the coding sequence ATGGCCACGCTGCTGCTCGACCGCGCCGACCTTGAAATCCGCATGACCGATGGCGCGCTTGCTCTGTTTGAAAACGGCTGCCGCAGCCAGACCATACCCTTGCGACTGATCGACCGGGTCATCGTCCAGGGCGCACGCACCCGCATCGACACCGCGGTATTGATCAAACTAGCCGAAGCCGGCGCAACCACCTTGTTGCTCAGCCCGCGCGCCAGTCGGCAAGAGGCCATTGTACTGGGCCCGGCGCACAACGAAGCGGCCATACGCCTGGCACAGGCCCGTCGCACCCTGGACCTCGCCTTCTGCGCCGGCTGGGCGCAGCAACTGGTGATCGCCAAAATACGCCGCCAACACCGCCTGCTGCACAAAGCGCAAACATACCGCCCAGACCTGCGCAAAGCGCTGTTCGACGCCTGTGGCCAGCTTGCCGATGCGCTCCCCCAGGCTGCCGAAACCGGCATCTCCAGCGCCCGCCTGCGCGGACTCGAAGGCAGCGCGGCACGCGCCTACTTTCGCGCCTACACCGCACTGTTCGCCCCCGCGTTGAACTTTACCGGGCGCAACCGTCGGCCGCCCCGCGACCCGGTCAACGCCTGCCTGTCCTTGGCCTACACCCTGCTGCACTTCGAAGCCGTCCGCGCCGCCCACGCCGCCGGCCTGGACCCTCTGCTGGGTTTCTATCACCGCCCCGCCTTTGGGCGAGAATCGCTCGCCTGCGACCTCATCGAACCTTTGCGTCCACACGTCGACGCCTGGATCTGGCAGCAATTCGCCGTCGGAACCCTGCGCGCCGAACATTTTTTTGCCGACAAAGGCGCCTGCCTGCTTGGCAAAGCCGGCCGCGGACATTTTTACGCCAACTGGGAACGCTTTGCCCCGGCCCCGCGCCGCTGGCTGCGCCAAGCCTGCACCCGGCTCGCCCGTCAATTACGGACCGAAGGCGAACCGTGGCTGGCCTCAGGCGACGGCGAAGACAATGACGAGGACTTTTGA
- a CDS encoding CRISPR-associated endonuclease Cas2: protein MSQRDFFLAAYDIAHPRRLAAALALVRGYTTGGQKSVHEVFLTHSERHELLHDMALLLNEAEDRFFLLRLDRSARTFALGVAVRPTDPDYFYVG, encoded by the coding sequence ATGTCCCAGCGCGACTTCTTTCTTGCCGCTTACGACATCGCTCACCCGCGCCGCCTGGCGGCCGCGCTTGCCCTGGTGCGCGGCTACACCACCGGCGGACAAAAGTCGGTGCATGAGGTGTTCCTGACTCACAGCGAACGCCACGAACTTCTGCATGACATGGCCTTGCTGCTCAACGAGGCCGAAGACCGCTTTTTTCTGCTACGTCTTGACCGCAGCGCACGCACCTTCGCACTGGGCGTTGCCGTCCGACCTACCGATCCCGACTATTTTTACGTGGGGTAA
- the cas6 gene encoding CRISPR system precrRNA processing endoribonuclease RAMP protein Cas6 produces the protein MPLPLARYRYTFRMNQPLQLPQYAGSLLRGQFGAALRRASCLTGQPRCEPCPVRNHCPYPAIFEAPAPTQHALQRFSHIPNPYVIEPPPFGTAHIPQGHPLTFNLVLIGRALEHLPLISRALQNAFAQGIGSQRACGTLQQIDLQHSNPAGPAQWTPIWQAGAPAIAPHNAASAQALVAAPYPAQTRRIALRFTTPLRLQHQGQPVRPHALTPRKFIADLLRRISLLAEFHGGKADAVGNVHQLVALADTLQHRRNLRWQDWSRYSSRQKQEMILGGAIGTWTFCGELTALLPWLHLGQWLHVGKNATLGLGAYQLLPLDAAF, from the coding sequence ATGCCGCTGCCGCTCGCCCGCTATCGCTACACCTTTCGCATGAACCAACCGCTGCAGCTGCCGCAATACGCCGGCTCGCTGCTGCGCGGGCAGTTCGGGGCGGCGTTACGTCGGGCAAGTTGCCTCACTGGCCAACCCCGTTGCGAGCCCTGCCCGGTACGCAACCACTGCCCCTACCCGGCGATTTTCGAAGCCCCGGCCCCGACGCAACACGCCCTGCAACGCTTCAGCCACATCCCCAACCCCTATGTCATCGAACCGCCGCCCTTTGGCACCGCCCACATCCCGCAAGGCCATCCGCTCACCTTCAACCTGGTGCTGATTGGCCGCGCACTCGAACACCTGCCGCTGATCAGCCGTGCGCTACAAAACGCCTTTGCACAAGGTATCGGTAGCCAACGCGCCTGCGGCACCCTGCAACAAATCGACCTCCAACACTCCAACCCGGCCGGGCCAGCGCAATGGACGCCAATCTGGCAAGCCGGCGCGCCCGCCATCGCCCCCCACAATGCGGCATCGGCCCAAGCGCTGGTGGCGGCCCCCTACCCGGCACAGACCCGCCGGATCGCCCTGCGGTTCACCACCCCTTTGCGCTTGCAACATCAAGGTCAGCCGGTGCGCCCTCACGCACTGACCCCGCGCAAATTCATAGCCGACTTACTCCGACGAATCAGCCTGCTTGCAGAGTTTCACGGCGGCAAAGCCGATGCCGTAGGCAACGTGCACCAGCTCGTCGCGCTTGCTGACACGCTGCAACACCGGCGCAACCTGCGCTGGCAAGACTGGTCCCGCTACTCCAGCCGGCAAAAGCAAGAAATGATTTTGGGGGGCGCCATCGGTACCTGGACCTTTTGCGGCGAACTCACCGCGCTTTTGCCATGGCTGCACTTGGGCCAATGGCTGCATGTAGGTAAAAACGCCACCCTGGGACTGGGCGCTTACCAACTGCTGCCCCTCGATGCCGCCTTCTGA
- the csx2 gene encoding TIGR02221 family CRISPR-associated protein: MSTLISFLGKGQYDPRSGYRTAKYRFDSKFMREVPFFGMALDDYLKPDRLILVGTSGSMWDVFFERESGQAEPDDDGLLQLIDAVDSDTVDAALLQDHAGRLSTRLGHPVDCVLIDYARDEAGQAALLGQLAACLSEGEHIAIDVTHSFRHLPMLALIAARYLSRVRHVEIEDIFYGAYDMKDPATGEVPVLRLKGMLKMLDWVDALSSYDKDGDYSVFSRLLAEDGMPEGRARILESAAFLERVNHLEGARQKLSASLEAIATHTGPLGSLFRPELEARVAWVRKAERGERELALARAYLGRRDYLRAAIFLLEGLITREVNRRRGNPGNFEERDEVRRALGQENRLFKRLEWLRNALAHGQRSHNDEIAKLLNDEHALHAQLNTFIRELS, from the coding sequence ATGAGCACCCTGATCAGCTTTCTAGGCAAGGGCCAATACGATCCTCGAAGCGGCTACCGCACGGCAAAATACCGCTTCGATAGCAAGTTCATGCGCGAAGTCCCCTTCTTCGGCATGGCGCTCGACGACTACCTGAAGCCTGACCGGCTGATCCTGGTCGGCACCTCCGGCAGCATGTGGGATGTGTTTTTCGAGCGCGAATCCGGTCAGGCCGAACCAGACGACGATGGACTCCTGCAACTCATCGATGCGGTCGATTCCGACACCGTCGATGCGGCACTTCTGCAAGACCATGCCGGCAGGCTGTCCACACGCCTCGGACACCCGGTCGACTGCGTGCTGATCGACTACGCCCGCGATGAGGCCGGTCAGGCGGCGCTGCTCGGACAACTGGCGGCCTGCCTGAGCGAAGGCGAACACATCGCCATCGACGTGACCCACTCCTTCCGGCACCTGCCGATGCTCGCGCTGATCGCGGCCCGCTATCTTTCGCGTGTCCGCCATGTCGAGATCGAGGACATCTTTTATGGCGCCTACGACATGAAGGACCCGGCCACTGGCGAAGTACCGGTGCTGCGGCTCAAAGGCATGCTCAAGATGCTCGATTGGGTCGACGCCCTGTCCAGCTACGACAAGGACGGCGACTACAGCGTGTTTTCCCGCCTGCTGGCCGAGGACGGCATGCCTGAAGGGCGCGCGCGCATCCTTGAATCGGCCGCGTTTCTGGAACGGGTCAATCATCTGGAGGGCGCACGGCAAAAACTCAGCGCATCGTTAGAGGCGATTGCCACGCACACCGGCCCGCTCGGCAGCCTGTTCCGTCCCGAACTGGAAGCCCGGGTGGCCTGGGTGCGCAAAGCAGAGCGCGGTGAGCGCGAACTGGCACTGGCCCGCGCCTATCTCGGCCGACGCGACTACTTGCGTGCAGCCATTTTTCTGCTGGAAGGGCTCATCACCCGCGAAGTCAACCGCCGCCGGGGCAATCCCGGAAACTTTGAAGAGCGGGACGAGGTGCGCAGGGCACTCGGGCAGGAAAACCGACTATTCAAACGACTGGAATGGCTGCGCAATGCACTGGCCCATGGCCAGCGCTCGCACAACGACGAAATCGCCAAGCTGCTCAACGATGAGCACGCCTTGCACGCACAGCTCAACACCTTCATCCGGGAACTTTCCTGA
- the csx16 gene encoding CRISPR-associated protein Csx16: MTTYFVTRHPGAIEWARRQGLTVDRQIAHLDPAQLNPGDTVIGTLPVHLAAAVCARGGRYLHLSLDLPPEVRGQELSADQLAAYGARLEGYVIKAQQS; this comes from the coding sequence ATGACCACCTACTTCGTCACCCGCCACCCCGGCGCCATCGAGTGGGCGCGGCGTCAGGGGCTGACCGTCGACCGGCAGATCGCCCATCTCGATCCAGCACAACTCAATCCGGGCGACACCGTGATCGGCACGCTGCCGGTGCATCTGGCGGCCGCGGTCTGCGCCCGCGGCGGGCGTTACCTGCATCTGTCGCTCGACCTGCCGCCCGAAGTGCGCGGTCAGGAACTCTCGGCCGACCAGCTCGCCGCCTATGGCGCCCGGCTCGAAGGCTATGTGATCAAAGCTCAGCAATCCTGA
- the cmr6 gene encoding type III-B CRISPR module RAMP protein Cmr6: MSFALPDYLTRNNRFDDCPPGHRFGLYFDGWEADWRKPSNKTPAFITVAGALPSHSRAALKALCQRQSVLAASLGDLVFTHPARLTAPLATGLGNEHPLENGFAFLNPHGLPYLAGSGVKGVIRRAAEELASGDWGDTAGWDQHAIDVLFGLETEPGDTNAIRTRGALMFWDLFFQPARDKVPLLTVEIMTPHHSGYLQGNGSPHANEQPNPIPFLAVAAGCECTLHVQCNPALIPAEAAALRERWRALLAAAIELAGEWLGFGAKSAVGYGRLAQDPARRRKLEQEAAARAEAQAQQARQAESAALSPQARAIAKFVEQCSKKQASGRKDPLNPGSGLYAVALQLSRQALDEAQGWSAADRLQLAEALAQWLPAVVEKLDRKDDWKDARKKLHMAALRGESA, translated from the coding sequence ATGAGCTTCGCCCTGCCCGATTACCTCACCCGCAACAACCGCTTCGACGATTGCCCGCCCGGCCACCGCTTCGGGCTGTATTTCGACGGTTGGGAAGCCGACTGGCGCAAGCCCAGCAACAAGACCCCCGCCTTCATAACCGTGGCCGGCGCGCTGCCCAGCCACAGCCGCGCCGCCCTGAAGGCGCTGTGCCAGCGCCAGAGCGTGCTGGCCGCCAGCCTCGGGGACTTGGTATTCACCCACCCCGCCCGCCTCACCGCGCCGCTGGCCACCGGCCTAGGCAACGAGCATCCGCTGGAAAACGGCTTCGCTTTCCTGAATCCGCACGGCCTGCCCTACCTGGCCGGCAGCGGTGTCAAGGGCGTGATCCGCCGCGCCGCGGAGGAACTGGCCAGCGGCGACTGGGGCGACACCGCCGGTTGGGATCAGCACGCGATTGATGTGCTGTTCGGCCTGGAAACCGAGCCCGGCGACACCAACGCCATCCGCACCCGCGGCGCGCTGATGTTCTGGGATCTCTTCTTCCAGCCCGCCAGGGACAAGGTCCCGCTGCTTACCGTCGAGATCATGACCCCGCACCACAGCGGCTATCTGCAGGGCAACGGCAGCCCGCACGCCAACGAGCAGCCCAACCCCATCCCCTTCCTGGCGGTGGCGGCCGGCTGCGAATGCACCCTGCATGTGCAGTGCAACCCCGCGCTAATCCCCGCCGAAGCCGCCGCGCTGCGCGAGCGCTGGCGCGCGCTACTCGCGGCCGCAATCGAACTGGCCGGCGAATGGCTGGGTTTTGGCGCGAAGAGCGCCGTGGGCTACGGACGGCTCGCTCAGGACCCGGCCCGGCGCCGCAAGCTGGAACAGGAGGCCGCCGCAAGAGCCGAAGCACAAGCCCAGCAGGCGCGCCAAGCCGAGTCGGCCGCGCTCAGCCCCCAAGCACGCGCGATCGCCAAATTCGTCGAGCAGTGCTCGAAAAAACAGGCAAGCGGCCGCAAGGACCCCTTGAACCCGGGCAGTGGCCTCTATGCCGTCGCATTGCAGCTGAGCAGACAGGCCCTGGACGAAGCACAGGGCTGGAGCGCCGCGGACCGCCTGCAATTGGCCGAGGCGCTTGCCCAGTGGCTGCCGGCCGTGGTCGAGAAACTCGACCGCAAGGACGACTGGAAGGACGCGCGCAAGAAGCTGCATATGGCCGCGCTACGGGGCGAATCGGCATGA
- the cmr5 gene encoding type III-B CRISPR module-associated protein Cmr5 has translation MSTTTEKNKTPATRTTLEQQRAQFAWQCAQEGVQLAGDEYRNLAKAAPALIMNNGLMQTLAFYQDKNKDHHRALAAQLRRWIMKRAGGNGQDPGFQPMMDLLLRAQPDRYRQATDEALRILRWIRQFAAAL, from the coding sequence ATGAGCACGACCACCGAAAAGAACAAAACCCCCGCCACCCGGACCACGCTGGAGCAGCAGCGCGCGCAATTTGCTTGGCAGTGCGCGCAAGAAGGCGTCCAGCTCGCCGGCGACGAGTACCGCAACCTCGCCAAAGCGGCCCCCGCGCTGATCATGAACAACGGCCTGATGCAGACGCTGGCGTTCTATCAAGACAAAAACAAGGACCATCACCGCGCGCTGGCTGCTCAGCTGCGCCGCTGGATCATGAAGCGCGCAGGCGGCAACGGCCAGGACCCGGGATTTCAGCCGATGATGGATTTGTTGCTGCGCGCCCAGCCAGACCGATACCGCCAGGCCACCGACGAAGCCCTGCGCATCCTGCGCTGGATCCGCCAGTTCGCGGCCGCGCTGTGA
- the cmr4 gene encoding type III-B CRISPR module RAMP protein Cmr4: MFQAHAALFLYATSPVHMGAGQAFGLIDNPIARERHCEHPVFPGSGLKGAIRHRFHALPGWIEGEKGEKLLDRLFGPESQSGNLHAGAISLGDAQLVAFPVRCVKQGYVYATSAHALARAARLLAQLGIQDVPAVPATLAANECCAANPELLSDNTLHLEAFEYHNSRAQEDKLKAMAGWLAKHALPAGEAHDYFRDKFARDLVLLADEDFTWFAKNATMVEPHVRIDNKTGAADDGGLFYTENLPPETLMLGSLMASRERSEKAELEAEAVLQHVTQAIDGQILQIGGDATTGRGLVAARVIRGNSR; encoded by the coding sequence ATGTTCCAAGCCCACGCCGCCCTGTTCCTGTATGCCACCAGCCCTGTCCATATGGGCGCAGGCCAAGCCTTCGGCCTGATCGACAACCCCATCGCCCGCGAGCGCCATTGCGAACACCCGGTATTCCCCGGCTCGGGCCTGAAGGGCGCCATCCGTCACCGCTTTCATGCCCTGCCCGGCTGGATCGAAGGCGAAAAGGGCGAAAAGCTGCTCGACCGGCTGTTCGGTCCCGAATCGCAATCCGGCAACCTGCACGCTGGCGCCATCAGCCTGGGTGATGCCCAGCTGGTCGCCTTCCCGGTGCGTTGTGTGAAGCAAGGCTATGTGTATGCCACCAGCGCCCATGCGCTAGCCCGCGCCGCACGGCTGCTCGCCCAGCTCGGCATCCAGGACGTGCCCGCCGTGCCGGCAACGCTCGCAGCCAACGAATGCTGCGCGGCCAACCCAGAACTCCTCTCCGACAACACGCTGCATCTGGAAGCCTTCGAGTACCACAACAGCCGCGCCCAGGAGGACAAGCTCAAAGCCATGGCAGGCTGGCTGGCCAAGCATGCCCTGCCCGCCGGTGAGGCCCACGACTATTTCCGCGACAAGTTCGCCCGCGACCTGGTGTTGCTGGCCGACGAGGATTTCACCTGGTTCGCCAAGAACGCCACCATGGTCGAACCCCATGTGCGCATCGACAACAAGACCGGCGCGGCCGATGATGGCGGCCTTTTCTACACCGAGAACCTGCCGCCCGAAACCCTGATGCTGGGCAGCCTGATGGCAAGCCGCGAGCGCAGCGAAAAGGCCGAACTGGAGGCCGAGGCGGTGCTGCAACATGTCACCCAGGCGATCGACGGCCAGATCTTGCAGATCGGCGGCGACGCCACCACCGGGCGCGGGCTGGTTGCCGCGCGGGTCATCCGAGGCAACAGCCGCTAA
- a CDS encoding type II toxin-antitoxin system VapC family toxin, with protein MLVYPDTCMVIYAVERHAEFASRLHEAWVRSAYPKLAVSELTRLECRVGRLRLQDASLLGRYEHFFASPGLFWAALSRSVFELATELRARHRPKTPDALHLAAAIEAGCDEFWTNDHRLDAAASGHLRTVTL; from the coding sequence ATGCTTGTTTATCCCGACACCTGCATGGTGATCTACGCGGTCGAGCGTCATGCCGAATTTGCCTCACGCCTGCACGAAGCCTGGGTGCGCAGCGCTTACCCCAAACTGGCGGTCAGCGAACTGACCCGGCTCGAATGTCGTGTCGGTCGATTACGGTTGCAGGACGCATCCCTGCTCGGGCGCTATGAGCATTTCTTCGCCTCACCCGGGCTGTTCTGGGCTGCGCTCTCTCGCTCTGTTTTCGAACTGGCCACCGAACTGCGCGCCCGCCACCGCCCGAAAACCCCGGATGCGCTGCACCTGGCAGCGGCCATCGAAGCCGGCTGTGACGAATTCTGGACCAACGATCATCGCCTGGATGCTGCCGCCAGCGGCCATCTGCGCACCGTCACCCTTTGA
- a CDS encoding type III-B CRISPR module-associated Cmr3 family protein — translation MPHAEHTLLIEPLDVLILRGNKLFADAGSHGEALMPPWPSVAAGALRSRMLADAKIDPAAFAADSIRLEGPLAASLGSVDAPGAFRIAHFGLARKTGKDSFEALLPLPADLSIDQQERATALQPTALHPALASSHPLPLTPTLCQPEAGKPKGGLWLTAAGIGAWQRGDPLDKQKGHWLSSSELWTLDSRLGIALEAGKATVAEGQLYTSEAIALKPGVAFVARVQGADGVLPKDGLLRFGGDGHAARVRPIDCALPRIDSAALASAGRFRLLLTSPGIFPEGWRLPGLDGNNRWHFHGASARLVCAAVPRLETVSGWDLARRQPKPALRAAPAGSVYWLEDFQGDPAALDALQHDGLPCPDPARCAEGFNACLLAHWN, via the coding sequence ATGCCTCATGCCGAACACACCCTGCTGATCGAACCACTGGACGTGCTGATCCTGCGCGGCAACAAACTCTTTGCCGACGCCGGCAGTCATGGCGAAGCGCTGATGCCGCCCTGGCCCTCGGTGGCCGCCGGCGCGCTGCGTAGCCGCATGCTGGCCGACGCCAAGATCGACCCCGCCGCCTTCGCCGCGGACAGCATCCGGCTGGAAGGGCCGCTGGCCGCCAGCCTGGGCAGTGTGGACGCGCCTGGCGCCTTCCGCATCGCGCATTTCGGCCTCGCCCGCAAAACCGGCAAGGACAGCTTCGAAGCGCTGCTGCCGCTGCCCGCCGACCTCAGCATCGACCAGCAGGAGCGCGCCACCGCGCTACAACCCACCGCGCTGCACCCGGCCCTGGCCAGCAGCCACCCGCTGCCGCTCACCCCTACCCTGTGCCAACCCGAGGCCGGCAAACCCAAGGGCGGGCTGTGGCTCACAGCCGCCGGCATTGGCGCCTGGCAGCGCGGAGATCCACTCGACAAGCAAAAAGGGCACTGGCTCTCCAGTTCCGAGCTGTGGACGCTCGACTCACGCCTGGGCATCGCGCTTGAGGCCGGAAAAGCCACCGTGGCCGAAGGTCAGCTCTACACCAGCGAGGCCATTGCGCTCAAACCCGGCGTCGCCTTCGTCGCACGGGTGCAGGGTGCCGACGGCGTACTGCCCAAAGACGGTTTGCTGCGCTTTGGCGGCGACGGGCACGCCGCACGGGTGCGTCCGATCGACTGCGCCTTACCGCGCATCGACAGCGCCGCGCTGGCCAGCGCCGGGCGCTTCCGCCTGCTGCTCACAAGCCCGGGGATTTTCCCGGAAGGCTGGCGCCTGCCCGGTCTGGATGGCAACAACCGCTGGCATTTCCATGGTGCCTCGGCGCGGCTGGTCTGTGCCGCCGTGCCCCGGCTGGAGACCGTCTCCGGCTGGGACTTGGCCCGCCGTCAGCCCAAGCCGGCGCTACGCGCCGCACCCGCCGGCAGTGTGTACTGGCTGGAGGATTTCCAGGGCGACCCGGCCGCGCTCGACGCCCTGCAGCACGACGGCCTGCCCTGCCCCGACCCCGCCCGCTGCGCCGAAGGCTTCAATGCCTGTCTGCTTGCGCACTGGAACTGA